The genomic window AAGTGGAAAGACGCGCGTGTTAACGCATCGCATCGCTTATTTAATGGCGGAAAAAGACGTTGCTCCTTGGAACATTTTAGCGATTACATTTACAAACAAGGCAGCACGCGAAATGAAAGAACGTGTAGAACGCATCGTTGGAAAACAGGCGGAAGATATATGGATTTCTACGTTTCACTCGATGTGCGTCCGCATTTTGCGACGCGACATTGATCGGATCGGCATTCACGCTAACTTTTCCATTTTGGATCCAACCGATCAATTGTCTGTGCTAAAACATATTGTAAAAGATCGCAATATTGATCCGAAAAAATATGATCCACGTGCGCTTTTAGGTGCGATTAGTAGCGCGAAAAACGAATTGATGACGCCGGAAAAATATGCCGATCAAGCTGCAAGCCCATATGAACAGCTTGTTGCGGATGTGTATAAAGAATATCAAAAGCGATTGTTGCGCAATCATGCTCTTGATTTTGATGATTTAATTATGACGACGATTCAACTATTTCAACGTGTTCCGGAAGTGTTGGAGTATTATCAACGAAAGTTTCAATACATTCATGTTGATGAATATCAAGATACGAACCGCTCACAATATTTGCTTGTGAACATGCTTGCCAAACGATTTCAAAACTTATGTGTAGTTGGCGATTCTGATCAATCCATTTATCGTTGGCGCGGTGCCGATATTAGCAACATTTTATCGTTTGAAAAAGACTATCCGAACGCCAAAGTCATTTTGCTTGAACAAAATTACCGTTCGACGAAACGTATTTTACAAGCTGCCAACGCGGTTATTGAGCATAATACACAACGAAAACCGAAAAAGCTTTGGACGGAAAATAGCGAAGGACATGCCCTTGTGTATTACGAGGCGATGACGGAAGTAGATGAAGCGCAATTTGTCGTTGGGAAAATTAAAGAATATGTTGATGCAGGAAAACGAGCGTATAAAGATTTTGCTGTTTTATATCGAACGAATGCGCAATCGCGCGTGCTTGAAGAAATGTTATTAAAGGCGAATATCCCATATAAAATTGTTGGCGGTTTAAAATTCTATGACCGAAAAGAAATTAAAGATGTGTTAGCTTATTTACGCTTAATTGCGAATCCGAATGATGACATTAGTTTTACACGCATTATTAACATTCCAAAGCGCGGCATTGGAGCATCGACAATTGATAAAATTGCAGCGTATGCTTCTAGTCAAGGGATATCGATGTTTGATGCGCTCGGTTCTATTGAAGAAATTGGAATTAGCGCTCGCATCGCTGCACCGCTCGTGCAGTTTCGCGAACAAATTCATCATTGGAGCCAAATGCAACATTATTTATCTGTCACAGAGCTTGTCGAAGATGTGCTCGATCGTTCCGGTTACCGCGATATGCTTCGCGAAGAAAAAACGTTAGAGGCACATAGTCGACTTGAAAACATTGACGAGTTTTTATCAGTTACTCAACATTTTGAACAAGTAAACGAAGATAAGTCGCTCGTTGCCTTCTTAACGGACTTAGCGCTTGTTGCAGATATCGATCAGCTTGATAATGATAATGAAGGACAAACAAATGATGCGGTTGTTTTAATGACACTTCATTCCGCAAAAGGATTAGAGTTTCCTGTCGTTTTTCTAGTCGGACTAGAAGAGGGGATCTTCCCGCATAACCGCTCATTAAACGATGAAGATGAAATGGAAGAGGAACGACGTTTAGCATATGTTGGCATTACGCGTGCGGAAGAAGAGCTCTTTTTAACGCGCGCGCATATGCGTACGTTATTTGGACAAACGCATGTTAACGCGCCATCTCGTTTTATCGATGAAATTCCTGAAGAGCTCATTGAATATGCGCATAAACGAGTGACAAAACAGCAAACATCCCAACGTTCATCTACCGTTTCGCAAGGAGGATGGCGCGTAGGCGATAAAGTGAGCCATAAAGTGTGGGGCATTGGAACAATCGTGCGCGTAAAAGAAAACGAGGGTGATCAAGAGATAGATGTTGCTTTTTCAAGCCCAATTGGCATTAAACGACTTTTGGCGAAATTTGCTCCGATTACGAAAGTGTAGAAAGGATGAAGAATGTGACACAACACGACGTTGAAAAGCAAATTGCTGAATTGCGCCAACAAATTGAGAAATATAACTATGAATATTACGTATTAGACAAACCTTCTATTTCTGATGCTGAATACGATGAATTAATGAGAAAATTGATGGAGTTAGAGGAGCAATATCCACAATATAAAACAACGGATTCTCCGTCGCAACGCGTTGGCGGAGCGCCGTTAGAGGGATTTGCCAAGGTGCTCCACCGCGTGCCGATGCTTAGTTTAAGCAACGCTTTTCATGAAGGAGATTTACGAGATTTTGACCGACGTGTACGCCAAGAAGTTGGTGACGTCCGTTACGTATGTGAATTAAAAATTGACGGTTTAGCCGTATCGCTCCGTTATGAAAATGGTTATTTCGTACAAGGAGCAACGCGCGGAGATGGGACGACAGGGGAAGATATTACGGAAAATTTAAAAACCATTCGCTCATTGCCGCTTCGATTGCGTAAACAAGTGACGATTGAAGTGCGTGGGGAAGCATATATGCCACGCCAATCATTTGAAAAGTTAAATGAAAAGCGCAAAATGAACGGAGAAGAATTGTTTGCTAATCCGCGCAATGCGGCAGCCGGATCGCTTCGTCAGCTTGATCCAAAAGTCGTCGCTTCCCGTCAGTTAGATATATTTGTATATCATGTCGTCAATGCAGAAGAGCTCGGATTCGTCTCCCATAGTGAGTCGCTTCATTATTTAGATGAGCTCGGATTTAAAACAAATCCGGCTCGGCAAGTATGCGAAACGATAGATGACGTATTGTCTTACATTGAACAGTGGCATGAACGACGCGCGTCATTGCCGTATGATATTGATGGAATCGTCATTAAAGTAGATGCGTTTGCGCAACAAAAGCAACTAGGAGCGACAGCGAAAAGTCCACGCTGGGCCATTGCTTATAAATTTCCGGCTGAAGAAGTTGTGACACAACTTGTTGATATTGAGCTAAGTGTCGGTCGAACAGGTGTGGTCACTCCGACAGCTATTTTACAGCCTGTGCGTGTGGCAGGCACGATTGTACAGCGTGCATCGCTGCATAATGAAGACTACATTCGTGAAAAAGATATTCGTCTTGGCGATTACGTCGTTATTAAAAAAGCGGGCGATATTATTCCAGAGGTTGTACGTTCATTGCCAGAGCGGCGAACAGGACAGGAGAAGCCTTTCGATATGCCGACGCATTGCCCAGCATGCGCAAGCGAACTCGTTCGTCTTGATGATGAAGTCGCGCTTCGCTGTGTCAATCCGCAATGTCCGGCACAAATTCGAGAGGGGCTTACTCATTTCGTTTCACGCCAAGCGATGAATATTGACGGATTAGGCGAAAAAGTGATCGCTCAACTATTTGAACACGGTCTCGTTCGTAGTGTGGCGGATTTGTATACGTTAACGAAAGACAAACTTGTCGCGTTAGAACGAATGGGAGAAAAATCAGCAACAAACTTACTGCAAGCGATTGAAACATCGAAACAAAATTCACTGGAGCGCTTATTGTTCGGGCTTGGTATTCGCCACGTTGGCGCAAAAGCGGCAAAAACGTTAGCGGAACATTTTGAAACGATGGAACGTCTTCAACAAGCGACGAAAGAAGAACTAACAGCCATTCATGAAATTGGTGAGAAAATGGCGGAATCGATTGTGACGTATTTTTCAAAAGAAGAAGTAAAGCAGTTGCTTGAACGCTTGCGGGCGTATGGTGTCAATATGACATATAAAGGTGCGAAACGGACAGCGGACATAAGCTCAACGTTTGCTGGGAAGACGTTTGTTTTAACAGGCACGTTACAATCGATGTCGCGGAGCGAAGCAAAAGAAAAAATTGAAGCACTAGGTGGAAAAGTGACAGGAAGTGTCAGTAAAAAAACAGACGTTGTCGTTGTAGGTGAAGATGCTGGATCAAAATTAGAAAAAGCGAAACAGCTTGGCATTACAATTTGGGATGAAGCGCGTTTTCTTCAAGAAATACAACAATAAAAGCAGGTGTGAACGATGAAAAGGCTGATGATATTGCTCACTTGTACGCTTCTTACTTTGTCAGCATGCGCGCCAAAATTTAATCAAGAAGAGCAAGTTGTGCAAGAAACAGATAATAAAAAACAAAAGGCGATTATTCCAAAGTACAACATTTCTAACTCGTATTATCGCACAATTTTACCGTTTCAACCCGGAGAGGCGCGGGGACTTGTCGTTGAAAATGTGAATACACGATTAGATATGGATGAATTTGAACTCGGTTTAATGCGCATTGCGCAAGAAAAGTTTTCTCCGTCACAATATTTATTTCAACAAGGACAATATTTAGATCGAAAAACGATTGAGTCGTGGCTTAAGCGAAAACAAGGAAATGGCGAAGGGTTGAATCCTGCGCTCGGAAATGAAGGGACAAATGAAGAAAAAAATAAAAAACATCCACTCTACATTTCACATATTTTAGAGCACAACTACTTAATAAAAACAGGGAACGATAAAGTGCAATTAGGTGGAGTCGTCATCGGGCTTGCGATGAATTCCGTCCATTACTATGAAACAGAAGAAGGGTATCCGCGCGAAGTAAAAATTTCAAAAAGCGATATGGAGAAGGAAGGGAAAAAAGCAGCAGAAGAAATCGTTTCTCGTTTACGTCAAATCGATGGATTAAGAGAAGTACCGATTGTTGTTGGTTTATTTGAACAACAACCGAAATCGTCCATTGTTCCAGGGCACTTTTTTGCGGTTGGTTATGTTGATAAAGGAAGTAACGCCATTCAAGATTGGGAAAAAATAAATGAAGAATATTACGTGTTTCCATCGGATGAAGCGGAAAAAAACCATCGCGATGATTTAGTCAAGTTTTTAAATTTGAAATCCGATATTGAAGAATTTTTTCCGAATTACACAGGGGTGATCGGTAGGGCATTTTACCGTGATGACCAACTACAACAATTGACAATCGACATTGTTATGCAGTTTTACGGAAAAACAGAAGTTATTGGATTTACGCAATACGTCACAGGTCTTCTCATGGAAAAAATGCCTGATTATATGCCGATTTCCGTTTACATTTCTTCGGTGCGCGGACCGGAAAGTATCATTATAAAAAGCCCAGACAAAAATGAACCGTTTGTTCACATCTACCAACCATAAAAAATTTGAATATGTATGCTCCATCCGTTAGAATGAAATTGTGTGTATGAAAACGCTTTTGTAATTTCAACAAAGGGGGCTTACATATGGTACAACCTTACAAACATGAACCATTTACAGACTTTACAATCGAAGCAAACAAAAAAGCGTTTGAAGAAGGATTGAAGACGGTACAAGCTTATCTCGGTCAAGATTATCCGCTTGTCATTGGCGGAGAACGAATCATGACGGAAGATAAGATTGTTTCCATTAATCCAGCGAATAAAACAGAAGTTGTCGGTCGCGTAGCGAAAGCGAATAAAGATTTAGCAGAAAAAGCGATGCAAACAGCCGATGCGGCATTTACATGGTGGAGCAAAACGAAGCCAGAAATGCGCGCAGATATTTTGTTCCGTGCGGCAGCGATTGTGCGTCGTCGCAAACATGAGTTTTCCGCATTGCTTGTGAAAGAAGCAGGAAAACCGTGGAAAGAAGCAGATGCAGATACTGCTGAAGCGATTGACTTTATGGAATATTATGCTCGCCAAATGTTGAAATTAAAAGACGGCATTCCTGTCGAAAGTCGTCCGGGAGAAACAAACCGTTTCTTCTACATTCCGCTTGGCGTTGGCGTTGTCATTTCGCCGTGGAACTTCCCATTTGCAATTATGGCGGGAACGACAGTTGCAGCGCTTGTGACAGGAAATACGGTGCTTTTAAAGCCAGCAAGTGCCACACCAGTCGTTGCTTATAAGTTCGTAGAAGTGTTAGAAGAAGCAGGCCTTCCAGCAGGCGTATTAAACTACATTCCGGGAAGCGGTGCGGAAGTAGGCGATTATTTAGTCGACCATCCGCGCACACGTTTTATTAGCTTCACAGGTTCACGCGATGTTGGCATTCGTATTTATGAGCGTGCCGCTAAAGTGCATCCAGGACAAATTTGGCTCAAGCGCGTCATTGCCGAAATGGGCGGAAAAGACACGATTGTTGTTGATAAAGAAGCAGACCTTGAATTAGCTGCACAATCAATTGTGGCATCGGCATTCGGTTTCTCTGGTCAAAAATGTTCAGCATGCTCGCGCGTTGTTGTGCTTGAAGACGTATACGATCAAGTATTAAACCGCGTTGTCGAGTTAACAAAGCAACTAAAAGTCAGCAATCCAGAAGAACAAAGCACGTTTATGGGACCGGTTATCGATCAATCGGCATATAACAAAATTATGGAATATATCGAAATTGGTAAACAAGAAGGCAAGCTTATGACAGGTGGCGAAGGAGACGACTCGAAAGGCTTCTTCATTCAGCCAACGGTGTTTGCAGATGTCGATCCGAAAGCGCGCATTATGCAAGAAGAAATTTTCGGACCAGTCGTTGCGTTTACGAAAGCAAAAGACTTCGATCAGGCGCTTGACATTGCAAACAACACAGAATACGGCTTAACAGGTGCGGTCATTTCAAACAACCGCTTCCATTTAGAAAAAGCGCGTGAGGAGTTCCATGTTGGCAACCTTTACTTTAACCGTGGTTGCACAGGAGCGATTGTCGGCTACCATCCGTTTGGTGGATTCAACATGTCTGGTACAGACTCGAAAGCAGGTGGCCCAGACTACTTACTTCTCCATATGCAAGCAAAAACAGTATCAGAAATGTTTTAACAGAAAACCCCTCGCCTTTTACTCGGCGAGGGGTTTTTATGAAAACAACCGATTTCTCATTTTGAAAAGTTCTCGCTCAGTCATCGTTGTTTTGTGGACGGTGAAATCGACGTCAAGTTGGAGATTGTTGAGACGTTCGTTGAATTGTTCGTAGTGGGAGTCAATTTTTTCGTTTAGTGCGTGGATTTCTTGCTTCATTGCTGTCATTTCACCGCGCATATGATGCACGTCCATCGTTAAAGCTTCAAGCTTTGCGTCAGTTTCTTCTTGACGATGGAGAAGAGCGTTCATAAGATCGTAAAGCTCTTTTTGTCCATTTTTTAATGCTTGTTGCTCTTCGCGAATGAACTGTTGCTCTTTGCGGAATGCATTCATCTCTTCCCGCAAAGAGTTTATTTCTTCACGGAACGTTTTCTGCTCTTCTCGAATAGCCATTTGTTCTTCTCGAATAGCCATTTGTTCTTCGCGGATCGCTCGTTGCTCTTCGCGAACGTCTTGTAATTCTTTTTGGATGTCTGTGACGATGGATAAAATTTTCTCCAACACTTGTGCACTCATGTTCTCACCTCCTTTTATACACAATCATATTATAACATCATTCGACAAAAAGAGGGAGAAAAATCCCTCTATACCTCCACATCGATAAATTGAAATGATGAGACGTCAAATAAGCCTTGGTCGGTTAATTTGAGTTCTGGAATGACAGGCAACGCTAAAAAGGCGAGCGTAATAAATGGATTAAAGTCGTTTGCTGCCCCAATCGCTGTCAAGGCGTTGTGAATTGCTTGTAACCGTTCTAACACCTGCTCGTAACTTTTCGCTGTCATCAATCCACCGATTTCAAGCGGCAAGTCTGCTAAAACACGTCCGTTTTCGACGACGACAAGCCCGCCGTTTATCCTTTGTATATGTTCAATTGCAGTAATGATGTCGTCATCATTTGTTCCGGTAGCGATGATGTGATGTGAATCATGCGCAATGGATGAGGCGATTGCCCCTTTTTTCAATTGGAATCCGTTGACGATGCCAACACCGACTCCAAGCCCACGGTGACGTTCGACAACAACAAGTTTTAGTAAATCTTGCTCGAGTGACGGTTGGAAGACACCATGTTGGACGTTCACTTCTGTGATGAGCCGTTTTGTATGCAAATGATTTGGAACAATTTTAATGACATTTGCGCAATTTCCGCGTGTAAATGGAATTTGTACATCTTCTTTTGTTACTTTTTTTGTATGAACGGATTGTATAATTGTTTTGTCAACCGAAGTTGCTTTTGCTACGGAAAAGGTAGCGCATCCGTTTTCAGCAACGAGCGTCCCTTTTTTAAAGACATGCGTAATCGAAAACGACTGTAAATCATCCACAAGCAAAAAGTCGGCATCATACCCAGGAGCGATAGCGCCTTTCGTATATAGGCGATAACATTCCGCGGCGTTTAATGTCGCCATTTGAATCGCTGTTATCGGCTCTATACCAGCTTGAATCGCTAGGCGAATATGATGATCGATGCTCCCTTCGGTGACAAGTTCGTCAATATGCTTATCGTCTGTACAAAATAAAAAGCGGCGCGCGTTATACGTATTGACTGCTGGGAGTAGTTTGTGTAAATCTTTTGCGACGGAGCCTTCCCGAATTAAAACGTACATGCCACGTCGCACGCGAGCGAGCGCCTCGTCTACCGTGACACACTCGTGATCGGTATGAACATTGGCGCTTCGGTACACGTTCACAGCTGTTTCATTAAGACCAGCTAAATGACCGTCGATTAGTTTATTTGCTTCTGTGGCAGCGGTTAGTTTAGCGAGCATATGTTGTTTTCCTTGCAAAAGCGACGGATAGTCCATCACTTCCGCAAGCCCAAGCACGCGCGGATGAGAAAAAAACGGTGCTAACTGTTCGGCATGAAGCGTTGCACCAGCGTGTTCAAAATCGGTTGCAGGCACGCACGACGGCAACATCACATATACATCAAGCGGAATGTCGTTCGAATCGTTTAGCATAAATTCGATGCCTTTTGTCCCCGCGACGTTCGCAATTTCGTGCGGATCGGTAATGACGGTTGTGACGCCGTGTGGAACGACGACGCGAGCAAATTCGCTCGGTGTAACCATGGATGATTCAATGTGGACGTGTCCGTCAATTAGCCCAGGGCAAACGTATTTCCCTTTGGCATCAATGACGGTGTGCCCATCATATGTACCGATACCGACAATTTTTCCATCGGCAATCGCCATATCCGCTTGCACGATTTCGTGTGTAAAGACGTTGACAATTTTTCCATTTTTGACGACAACATCGGCTAATTGTTTTTTTGAAGCTACAGCAAGTTGTTTCATTGATGTTCCTCCTCTCCAACTCGATACGAGGAGCGATCCCCGTAGTCAAACGATTTCCGGTCGTTTGGTAGAAACTTTCGGACCATATTTCCGAAATTATACGAGTTGTTTTTTTGAAAATTTTTTTCATTCTACACTGACACTTTTTTTTCGTCAATGCTTGATTTATGTCGAATAAACGATAAAAAATGATATTGTTTCGTAAAAATGTTTTGTTATATAATTCTAATAAGTTTGAAAAGTAAAATACTTTTGTTTAAGAAAGGAGATGAATGTTTTGGAGAATATTGTCGGTTTTCTAAATGAATTATTATGGAGTCCGGTCATGATTTATTTTTGTCTTGGTGTTGGTCTTTTATTTTCGATTATTACCCGCTTTTTACAAGTGCGCCATTTTAAAGACATGATTAAACTCATGTTTCAAGGGAAAAGCTCCGATGCGGGTGTTTCTTCGTTCCAAGCATTATCGATCGCCCTTTCCGGTCGGGTAGGAACAGGAAATATCGCTGGAACAGCGACAGCGATCGCTTTTGGTGGACCAGGTGCTGTATTTTGGATGTGGATGATTGCATTTATTGGTGCATCAAGTGCATTTATTGAGTCAACGTTAGCACAAATTTATAAAGTAAAGCAAGATGGGCAATATCGCGGTGGCCCTGCGTATTACATCGAAAAGGGGATCGGTTGGAAATGGTATGCAGTGCTATTTGCGATTTCGTCAATTATTGCAGTTGGATTGTTAATGCCGGGCATTCAATCGAACTCTATCGCGACGGGATTGAATAACGCTTTCGGCTTAAGTCCGACATGGACAGGTGTTTTGCTTGTTGCGTTGCTTGGTGCCATTATTTTTGGTGGGGTGAAGCGAATTGCAACCGTAGCGCAATATGTCGTTCCTTTTATGGCGCTTGCGTACATTTTACTTGCGCTCATCATTATGGCAGCAAATATTACACAGCTGCCAGCGGTATTTGCACTAATTGTAAAGAGTGCATTAGGGTTTGACTCCGCATTCGGCGGTATTTTAGGCATGGCGATTTCATGGGGAGTAAAACGGGGCATTTATTCAAATGAAGCTGGACAAGGAACTGGGGCACATGCAGCGGCCGCTGCTGAAGTATCCCATCCAGCGAAACAAGGGCTCGTTCAAGCGTTTTCTGTATATATCGATACACTGCTCGTTTGTTCAGCTACAGCGTTTATGATTTTATTTACGGGAATGTATAACACAGCGAATCCAAGCGGTGGATTTATTGTTGAAAACTTAAAAGGGGTAAACCCTGGCCCAGGTTATACACAAGCTGCGATTGAAACGATCTTCCCTGGCTTTGGAGCCGCTTTTGTTGCGATTGCGTTATTTTTCTTCGCATTTACAACGATCATGGCGTATTATTACATTGCCGAGACGAATGTCGCTTATTTAATGCGTGGGAAAAACGGAACGTGGTTAATGACGGGATTAAAAATAATGCTTTTAATCGCAACATTTTACGGGGCGGTAAAAACAGCAGACTTAGCATGGGCGCTCGGTGATGTCGGTCTTGGTATCATGGTTTGGCTAAACTTAATCGCCATTTTAATTTTGGCAAAACCAGCGTTACAAGCATTAAAAGATTATGAAGAACAAAAAGAACAAGGACTTGATCCTGTGTTTGATCCAACAAAACTAGGCATTAAAAACGCGGACTATTGGGTCAATGATTTTAAACGAGATGAAGAACGCGTGTCATAACGAGAGATGTCCAATCGGGCATCTCATTTTTTTGTTTATTCATGAGTAAACAAAATGAATGGCAAATGTTGCTTCACTGCGCGAAAGTTTGGTATCATCATAGTATTGTGAAAGGTCGATAATATCGGAGGTGAAACATATGTCACGAATTTCAATCGAGCAAGTCAAGCATGTGGCGCATTTGGCGCGCTTAGCGATTACAGAAGAGGAAGCAGCGATGTTTGCGAAGCAATTAGATGCGATTATTACGTTTGCCGAGCAGTTAAACGAGTTAGATACAGAAAACGTTCCGCCAACATCACACGTGCTGAATATGAAAAATGTGATGCGTGAAGATGTACCGACAGCTGGACTTCCGTTAGAAGACGTATTGAAAAATGCACCAGACCATCAAGACGGACAATTCCGAGTGCCAGCCATTTTAGAGTAAGGAGGGAAGAATATGTCATTGTTCGATTATCGTGTATCTGAATTGCACAATTTATTACATAAAAAAGAGATTTCCGTTTCGGATTTAGTAGATGAATCGTTTAAACGTATTCATGAAGTAGAAGAAAAAGTACAAGCGTTTTTAACGTTGAACGAAGAACAAGCGCGTGCGAAAGCAAAAGAGTTAGATGAGAAACTTGCAACAGAAAAGGAATTTGGCTTACTTTTCGGGATGCCAATCGGCATTAAAGATAACATTGTGACAAAAGGGCTGCGCACAACGTGTGCGAGTAAAATTTTATACAACTTCGATCCGATTTATGATGCTACAGTCGTTGAACGTTTACATCAAGCTGATGCAGTAACGATCGGTAAGTTAAATATGGACGAGTTTGCGATGGGATCGTCGACAGAAAACTCTGGGTTTCAACTTACGCGCAATCCGTGGGATTTAGAGCGCGTGCCAGGCGGCTCTAGCGGCGGGTCGGCTGCGGCGGTAGCGGCGGGTGAAGTGCCGTTTGCGCTCGGATCAGATACAGGTGGTTCGATTCGCCAACCAGCTGCGTTTTGTGGCGTCGTCGGGTTAAAGCCGACATATGGTCGCGTATCGCGCTACGGCCTTGTCGCGTTTGCCTCTTCACTTGACCAAATCGGTCCGATTACACGTACGGTGGAAGATAATGCATATGTATTACAAGTCATTTCTGGTTTAGATCCGATGGATTCTACATCAGCCAATGTTGAAGTACCAGATTACGTTTCTGCCTTAACAGGGGACATTCAAGGGCTAAAAATTGCCGTACCGAAAGAATATGTAGGCGAAGGGGTATCAGAAGAAGTTCGCCAATCCGTTTTCCAAGCGCTGAAAGTATTAGAAAGTCTCGGGGCAACATGGGAAGAAGTATCGCTCCCTCACTCCAAATATGCGCTTGCGACGTACTATTTATTAGCGTCTTCTGAAGCATCGGCAAACCTTGCGCGCTTTGACGGTGTTCGTTACGGCTATCGGACAGACAATGCGAAAAACTTAATGGAGATGTACAAGCAAACGCGCAGTGAAGGGTTCGGTAACGAAGTGAAACGCCGTATTATGCTTGGAACGTTCGCGTTAAGCTCCGGCTATTATGATGCATATTACAAAAAAGCTCAAAAAGTACGTACGCTCATTAAACAAGATTTCGAGAACATTTTCGCAAAGTACGACGTCATTATTGGGCCAACAACGCCAACGCCAGCGTTTAAAATCGGCGAGAAAACAAACGATCCGTTAACGATGTATGCCAACGACATTTTAACAATTCCAGTCAACCTTGCGGGTGTTCCAGGCATCTCAGTGCCGTGCGGATTTGTCAACGGGTTGCCAGTCGGTCTACAAATTATCGGCAAGCATTTTGACGAAAGCACAATTTACCGCGTGGCGCATGCGTTCGAACAAGCAACAGATTACCATAAACAAAAACCAACGTTGTAAGGGGGGAAATAGTGATGAATTTTGAAATTGTCATCGGACTTGAAGTGCACGTCGAGCTGAAAACGAAATCGAAAATTTTCTCAAGCAGCCCAAATGCATTCGGAGCGCCCCCAAACACACAAACGAGCGTCATTGACTTAGGGTACCCAGGCGTCCTTCCGGTGCTAAACAAACAAGCGGTTGAATTTGCGATGAAAGCCGCGATGGCATTAAACTGCGAAATCGCGACGGAAACGAAATTTGACCGGAAAAACTACTTTTATCCAGACAATCCGAAAGCGTACCAAATTTCACAATACGATCAACCGATTGGACAAAACGGCTGGATTGAAATTGAAGTGAACGGCAAAAAGAAAAAAATTGGTATTACGCGCATTCATTTAGAAGAAGATGCAGGAAAGCTGACGCATACAGGGGACGGTTATTCGTTAGTTGACTTTAACCGCCAAGGCACACCGCTCATTGAAATCGTATCAGAA from Anoxybacillus gonensis includes these protein-coding regions:
- the ade gene encoding adenine deaminase, whose amino-acid sequence is MKQLAVASKKQLADVVVKNGKIVNVFTHEIVQADMAIADGKIVGIGTYDGHTVIDAKGKYVCPGLIDGHVHIESSMVTPSEFARVVVPHGVTTVITDPHEIANVAGTKGIEFMLNDSNDIPLDVYVMLPSCVPATDFEHAGATLHAEQLAPFFSHPRVLGLAEVMDYPSLLQGKQHMLAKLTAATEANKLIDGHLAGLNETAVNVYRSANVHTDHECVTVDEALARVRRGMYVLIREGSVAKDLHKLLPAVNTYNARRFLFCTDDKHIDELVTEGSIDHHIRLAIQAGIEPITAIQMATLNAAECYRLYTKGAIAPGYDADFLLVDDLQSFSITHVFKKGTLVAENGCATFSVAKATSVDKTIIQSVHTKKVTKEDVQIPFTRGNCANVIKIVPNHLHTKRLITEVNVQHGVFQPSLEQDLLKLVVVERHRGLGVGVGIVNGFQLKKGAIASSIAHDSHHIIATGTNDDDIITAIEHIQRINGGLVVVENGRVLADLPLEIGGLMTAKSYEQVLERLQAIHNALTAIGAANDFNPFITLAFLALPVIPELKLTDQGLFDVSSFQFIDVEV
- a CDS encoding alanine/glycine:cation symporter family protein, whose translation is MENIVGFLNELLWSPVMIYFCLGVGLLFSIITRFLQVRHFKDMIKLMFQGKSSDAGVSSFQALSIALSGRVGTGNIAGTATAIAFGGPGAVFWMWMIAFIGASSAFIESTLAQIYKVKQDGQYRGGPAYYIEKGIGWKWYAVLFAISSIIAVGLLMPGIQSNSIATGLNNAFGLSPTWTGVLLVALLGAIIFGGVKRIATVAQYVVPFMALAYILLALIIMAANITQLPAVFALIVKSALGFDSAFGGILGMAISWGVKRGIYSNEAGQGTGAHAAAAAEVSHPAKQGLVQAFSVYIDTLLVCSATAFMILFTGMYNTANPSGGFIVENLKGVNPGPGYTQAAIETIFPGFGAAFVAIALFFFAFTTIMAYYYIAETNVAYLMRGKNGTWLMTGLKIMLLIATFYGAVKTADLAWALGDVGLGIMVWLNLIAILILAKPALQALKDYEEQKEQGLDPVFDPTKLGIKNADYWVNDFKRDEERVS
- the gatC gene encoding Asp-tRNA(Asn)/Glu-tRNA(Gln) amidotransferase subunit GatC; protein product: MSRISIEQVKHVAHLARLAITEEEAAMFAKQLDAIITFAEQLNELDTENVPPTSHVLNMKNVMREDVPTAGLPLEDVLKNAPDHQDGQFRVPAILE
- the gatA gene encoding Asp-tRNA(Asn)/Glu-tRNA(Gln) amidotransferase subunit GatA — translated: MSLFDYRVSELHNLLHKKEISVSDLVDESFKRIHEVEEKVQAFLTLNEEQARAKAKELDEKLATEKEFGLLFGMPIGIKDNIVTKGLRTTCASKILYNFDPIYDATVVERLHQADAVTIGKLNMDEFAMGSSTENSGFQLTRNPWDLERVPGGSSGGSAAAVAAGEVPFALGSDTGGSIRQPAAFCGVVGLKPTYGRVSRYGLVAFASSLDQIGPITRTVEDNAYVLQVISGLDPMDSTSANVEVPDYVSALTGDIQGLKIAVPKEYVGEGVSEEVRQSVFQALKVLESLGATWEEVSLPHSKYALATYYLLASSEASANLARFDGVRYGYRTDNAKNLMEMYKQTRSEGFGNEVKRRIMLGTFALSSGYYDAYYKKAQKVRTLIKQDFENIFAKYDVIIGPTTPTPAFKIGEKTNDPLTMYANDILTIPVNLAGVPGISVPCGFVNGLPVGLQIIGKHFDESTIYRVAHAFEQATDYHKQKPTL